A single window of Candidatus Marsarchaeota archaeon DNA harbors:
- a CDS encoding endonuclease III domain-containing protein, whose protein sequence is MRLYKALYSRFGFLNWWPGETKDEVLIGAILTQQTSWRNVERAIANIKAHNLLSISAISEASPEELESLVKPAGYYRQKSKRLIGICRFIIGNYGSLETLFRLDGAELRRVLLSIKGIGPETADSIMLYSAEKLSFVVDAYTKRVMSRVYGFSEDASYEQLKGLFERSIKPDLVLYKDFHAQFVELGKRYCKTRPACSECPALKLCRYGSASMQRF, encoded by the coding sequence ATGCGCCTTTATAAGGCGCTTTATTCGCGGTTCGGGTTCCTCAACTGGTGGCCAGGCGAAACAAAAGACGAAGTATTAATAGGAGCAATCCTGACGCAGCAGACATCATGGCGCAACGTCGAAAGGGCAATAGCAAACATAAAGGCGCACAATCTGCTGAGCATCAGTGCCATATCAGAAGCGAGCCCAGAGGAGCTTGAAAGCTTGGTAAAGCCTGCTGGCTACTACAGGCAGAAGTCAAAAAGGCTGATCGGCATATGCAGGTTCATCATTGGCAATTACGGCTCGCTAGAAACCCTATTTAGGCTTGACGGCGCTGAGCTGAGGAGAGTACTTCTCTCAATAAAAGGCATAGGCCCAGAGACTGCAGACTCAATAATGCTTTATTCGGCAGAAAAGCTGTCGTTCGTTGTAGACGCGTATACGAAAAGGGTAATGAGCAGGGTCTACGGCTTCAGCGAAGATGCAAGCTACGAGCAGCTCAAGGGTCTTTTCGAGCGCTCTATAAAGCCCGATCTGGTTCTTTACAAGGATTTCCATGCGCAGTTCGTGGAGCTTGGCAAGAGGTATTGCAAAACCAGGCCTGCCTGCTCCGAATGCCCAGCATTGAAGCTCTGCAGGTACGGGTCCGCATCAATGCAGCGCTTCTGA
- a CDS encoding 50S ribosomal protein L11, with the protein MSEVIINGLIEGGKATGGPPFGPALGPLGVNINAIVAEINKATSGFSGIKVPVKVVVDPATKSYKVEVGMPQTSALILKELGAAAGAKTKDEVVGNISLEQVKKIAKSKEAKLYGRSMAERVNQVLGTCKSMGVKCENEDPRVIIARIKNGEVKL; encoded by the coding sequence ATGAGCGAAGTAATAATAAACGGACTTATAGAAGGCGGCAAGGCAACAGGCGGGCCTCCCTTTGGCCCGGCCCTCGGGCCACTGGGCGTAAACATAAACGCCATAGTTGCTGAAATCAACAAGGCGACTTCGGGCTTTTCAGGCATAAAAGTGCCTGTCAAGGTCGTAGTAGATCCTGCCACTAAATCCTACAAGGTTGAAGTGGGCATGCCGCAGACAAGCGCGCTGATACTGAAGGAGCTTGGCGCCGCTGCAGGTGCCAAGACAAAGGACGAAGTCGTAGGCAACATATCCCTTGAGCAGGTCAAGAAGATCGCAAAATCCAAGGAGGCAAAGCTTTATGGCAGGAGCATGGCAGAGAGGGTAAATCAGGTGCTTGGCACATGCAAAAGCATGGGGGTAAAGTGCGAGAACGAGGACCCGCGCGTAATCATAGCGCGAATAAAAAACGGGGAAGTGAAGCTTTAA
- a CDS encoding transcription elongation factor Spt5 — MVNVYFVVKVTSGQERIVANMLQNKATKSDIPVYSIIVLEGMRGYIIIEAKDEVACREFVSKEHNIKGILPKPLASEEVAKLINAPSKAQEIAKNDIVEFNTGPFKGYKAKVLKIDEAKNDMTVELMDVVVPIPITTKINTAKIIQKAKEKEE, encoded by the coding sequence GTGGTAAATGTGTATTTCGTAGTAAAGGTGACATCAGGCCAGGAGCGCATAGTTGCAAACATGCTGCAGAACAAAGCCACAAAATCCGACATACCTGTCTATTCGATAATAGTGCTTGAAGGAATGCGCGGCTACATCATAATAGAGGCAAAGGACGAAGTGGCATGCCGCGAGTTTGTGAGCAAGGAGCACAACATAAAAGGCATACTGCCTAAGCCGCTTGCAAGCGAGGAGGTAGCCAAGCTTATAAACGCGCCCAGCAAGGCCCAGGAAATAGCCAAGAACGACATAGTGGAGTTCAACACTGGCCCGTTCAAGGGCTACAAGGCAAAGGTGCTAAAGATCGACGAGGCGAAGAACGACATGACAGTGGAGCTAATGGATGTGGTAGTGCCTATACCGATAACAACAAAGATAAATACTGCTAAGATAATACAAAAGGCTAAGGAAAAGGAGGAATGA
- a CDS encoding class I SAM-dependent methyltransferase family protein — MHYAAVLKKDAQRTKTLLLRNNLLAKGYLVQHSARYVYFPIDIAKAKNKKLTAGLKIADMEFSNPQKRSHPSYKDALKGLLGDGYEGFMLGYDAMGNIAVIELDGHAESKRKQIAQAIMDGSKRISTVLAKAGPVSGPYRVRKFRYIAGKRSFIAKYSENGCSFLFDVRRVFFSPRLSFERSRLAKLVSGHENVIVPFAGVGPFAIEIAKAHQGCKVVAIELNPAAYSYLLKNIKLNSTGNVVPVLGDFAEQAKNYMGFADRVVMPMPMASSDFINAAAEVAKKKAVIHMYAFCKLKESGTFAAGVLKRFEAAGRKARLIGMRTVRPYSRDDIEVVLDIGIG, encoded by the coding sequence ATGCATTACGCCGCGGTTTTGAAGAAGGATGCCCAGCGCACAAAGACGTTGCTCCTCAGGAACAATCTTCTCGCAAAGGGCTATCTTGTCCAGCATAGCGCGCGCTATGTATATTTTCCTATTGATATTGCGAAGGCAAAGAATAAAAAGCTTACAGCAGGGCTGAAAATTGCTGACATGGAGTTCAGCAACCCGCAAAAGCGCAGTCATCCAAGCTACAAGGACGCGCTCAAGGGCCTTCTTGGCGACGGCTACGAAGGCTTTATGCTGGGCTACGACGCCATGGGCAACATAGCAGTTATAGAGCTTGACGGGCATGCAGAATCAAAGCGCAAGCAGATAGCGCAGGCGATAATGGATGGGAGCAAAAGGATAAGCACTGTGCTTGCGAAGGCCGGCCCAGTTTCAGGGCCGTATAGGGTCAGGAAGTTCAGGTATATAGCAGGGAAGCGCAGCTTCATTGCAAAATACTCGGAGAACGGATGCAGTTTCCTGTTTGACGTCAGGCGCGTGTTCTTCTCTCCGAGGCTGTCGTTCGAGCGGTCCAGGCTAGCTAAGCTTGTAAGCGGGCACGAGAATGTAATTGTGCCATTTGCAGGCGTTGGGCCGTTCGCCATAGAAATAGCGAAGGCGCATCAGGGCTGCAAGGTAGTGGCAATAGAGCTCAATCCTGCAGCATACAGCTATCTGCTTAAGAATATAAAGCTAAACAGCACTGGCAACGTAGTTCCAGTGCTCGGGGATTTCGCGGAACAGGCCAAGAACTATATGGGCTTCGCAGACAGGGTAGTGATGCCTATGCCAATGGCTTCCAGCGATTTCATAAATGCAGCAGCAGAGGTGGCAAAGAAAAAGGCAGTAATACACATGTACGCATTCTGCAAGCTCAAGGAATCAGGCACTTTCGCTGCAGGCGTGCTGAAGAGGTTTGAAGCCGCAGGCAGAAAGGCAAGGCTCATCGGCATGCGCACTGTCAGGCCGTACTCCAGGGACGACATAGAGGTAGTGCTTGACATAGGAATAGGCTGA
- a CDS encoding M48 family metalloprotease, producing MSELSNLRINMLFVLLLTFAIGIAILYAILYVLGVRSYYALAVIAFFVALDIYISPKLLFSYSKLRYIGPDEYPQLQEAIEVLSRKAGIPKPRIAIAPAQEPNIFTFGRTKRGATIAFHESLLPILSKEELYAAVWHEMGHIRHSDFIAMTLVSFIPLLAWGLTQDILWTETNGEPRRGNSYLFVFGILAFIVYFISGLLTLPLSKQRELYADGYAASMYKKPEYLASALYKLNIANLAVQNASRSSTSARAFYIIDFFTIDNDAKALRSHMSQVKELLPEADFSALSSSAAASRNGLLGMLSSLFSTHPPTYYRIIELLKIKKSGEPAA from the coding sequence ATGAGCGAACTATCCAACCTGCGCATAAACATGCTTTTTGTGCTGCTGCTCACATTTGCCATAGGCATAGCGATACTCTATGCGATATTATACGTTCTGGGCGTGCGCTCGTACTATGCGCTTGCCGTAATCGCATTTTTCGTGGCCTTGGACATTTACATTTCGCCAAAGCTCCTTTTTTCGTATTCGAAGCTGCGCTACATAGGCCCGGACGAGTATCCTCAGCTGCAGGAAGCAATCGAAGTCCTTTCAAGGAAGGCAGGCATACCAAAGCCAAGGATAGCCATAGCCCCGGCCCAAGAGCCCAACATATTCACATTTGGCCGCACAAAGCGCGGAGCGACGATCGCATTCCACGAAAGCCTTCTGCCAATCCTTAGCAAGGAGGAGCTGTATGCTGCAGTCTGGCATGAAATGGGCCACATACGCCACAGCGATTTTATAGCTATGACCCTTGTGTCATTCATCCCGCTGCTTGCATGGGGGCTCACGCAGGACATACTCTGGACCGAAACTAACGGCGAGCCCAGGAGGGGCAATTCATACCTGTTTGTTTTCGGAATATTGGCCTTCATAGTCTACTTTATATCTGGCCTGCTGACGCTGCCGCTTTCAAAGCAGCGCGAGCTCTATGCTGACGGATATGCTGCCAGCATGTACAAAAAGCCAGAGTACCTGGCATCTGCGCTGTACAAGCTCAACATAGCAAACCTTGCAGTGCAGAACGCTTCGAGGAGCTCGACCTCTGCACGGGCATTCTACATTATTGATTTCTTTACCATAGACAACGATGCTAAGGCGCTCAGGTCGCACATGAGCCAGGTAAAAGAGCTGCTGCCTGAAGCTGATTTCTCTGCGCTTTCCTCAAGCGCTGCAGCAAGCAGGAACGGGCTGCTTGGAATGCTGAGCTCCCTTTTTTCAACGCATCCGCCAACGTACTACAGGATAATCGAGCTGCTGAAAATAAAGAAATCCGGAGAGCCTGCTGCATGA